A stretch of Lactuca sativa cultivar Salinas chromosome 6, Lsat_Salinas_v11, whole genome shotgun sequence DNA encodes these proteins:
- the LOC111890576 gene encoding uncharacterized protein LOC111890576, translating to MSPPPEQKNKPPVKPYQPPLPFLARARQEKNDVDYQKFLKHIKALQINMPFIEAVAQIPKYAKFLKELLTNIKKMEEVKKVILNENCSDAMLKKLPKKKGDPGSLTLPCQFGNLATIYALAISGASVNLMPYPFFKKLDPPEPRPIRMAIHLANKTVTFPRGICEDLLVKFDKFMFPVDFIVLDMEADPQVPIILGRHFLNTSSAIVDMQDSKLTLRVGDESVTFGVDQAMKHPRNNDDVSFSVDMLEELMVEWNEDDPSKSTIILEEEFDAERNLLEIGRLLEEAEYNDLIRSAEHPTR from the coding sequence ATGAGTCCCCCACCTGAACAGAAGAACAAGCCTCCTGTCAAGCCATATCAGCCTCCACTACCATTTCTAGCTCGAGCTAGACAAGAAAAGAATGATGTTGACTACCAAAAGTTTCTGAAACACATAAAGGCTCTTCAAATTAATATGCCATTCATAGAAGCGGTAGCACAAATACCTAAATATGCCAAATTCCTAAAGGAGCTTCTAACTAATATAAAGAAGATGGAAGAGGTGAAGAAGGTGATCCTAAATGAGAACTGTTCAGATGCCATGTTAAAAAAACTGCCTaaaaagaagggtgatccgggaaGCTTAACCTTGCCTTGTCAATTCGGAAACTTAGCTACCATTTATGCATTGGCTATTTCAGGGGCAAGTGTAAATCTCATGCCGTACCCATTCTTCAAGAAATTAGATCCTCCGGAGCCGAGGCCAATTCGAATGGCAATTCACCTAGCAAATAAAACGGTCACTTTCCCAAGGGGGATATGCGAAGATCTATTGGTGAAATTTGATAAGTTCATGTTTCCCGTGGACTTCATAGTATTAGACATGGAAGCGGATCCTCAAGTCCCGATCATACTTGGAAGACATTTCCTAAACACCTCGAGTGCTATAGTTGACATGCAAGATTCTAAACTTACTCTTCGGGTGGGAGACGAATCAGTTACTTTTGGGGTTGATCAAGCCATGAAACATCCAAGGAATAATGATGACGTATCATTCTCGGTTGATATGTTGGAAGAGTTAATGGTGGAATGGAATGAAGATGATCCAAGCAAGTCCACAATCATCCTTGAAGAAGAATTTGATGCTGAAAGAAACCTGCTAGAAATAGGGAGACTGCTCGAGGAAGCTGAATACAATGATCTGATTAGAAGTGCAGAAcacccgactcgctga